One segment of Alistipes finegoldii DSM 17242 DNA contains the following:
- a CDS encoding methylmalonyl-CoA mutase family protein, with protein sequence MANTKREKLFTEFPPVPTEKWEEVITADLKGADYERKLVWKTGEGFNVRPYYRAENLEGIKFLGSQAGEFPYVRGTRAHNRWRVHQTVSVVCPKEANAEALKILNAGVDSLGFCIASEAFTAADLDTLLGEICIPAVQLTFCGQKTADVAELVLAKIEKEGIAKEDVRIAFCIDPLVKGLSTKGDFCSPNGEKCFARIAELIRKTKEYKHIRVVTVSGQIFGNSGSTIVEELAFVLSAGHDYLVRLMDAGLTIEEAARKLRFSFSVSSNYFMEIAKFRAARMLWANIVKGYNPEKNCACKMQIHAETSKWNQTVYDPYVNMLRGTTEAMSAAIGGVYSLEVTPFDASFENPTEFSKRIARNVELLLKHESHFDQVVDPAGGSYYIENLTQSIAAEAWKLFLEIEEKGGYTEAYKAGFIAERIKASAAAKDKNIATRRQILLGANQYPNFTEVAGKEITAESVTRKQAEGNVLVPYRGAMAFEEMRLHVDRSGKEPKAFMLTCGNLGMARARSQFSCNFFACAGIKVIDNTYFKSIEEGVKAALESKAQIVVVCASDDDYAEAAPKIKELLCGKAILVVAGAPACAPELEAQGITNFINVKSNVLETLKFYLKEMGI encoded by the coding sequence ATGGCAAATACCAAACGTGAAAAGCTGTTCACCGAATTCCCGCCGGTCCCGACCGAGAAGTGGGAGGAAGTGATTACGGCCGACCTGAAAGGTGCTGATTACGAGCGCAAACTGGTATGGAAAACGGGCGAAGGATTCAACGTCCGTCCCTACTACCGCGCCGAGAACCTCGAAGGCATCAAGTTTCTGGGCTCGCAGGCAGGCGAGTTCCCTTACGTACGGGGTACACGCGCACACAACCGCTGGCGCGTACATCAGACCGTAAGCGTCGTATGCCCCAAGGAGGCAAACGCCGAGGCGCTGAAGATCCTCAACGCAGGCGTCGATTCGCTCGGCTTCTGCATCGCGTCGGAGGCTTTCACCGCCGCCGACCTCGACACGCTGCTTGGCGAGATCTGCATTCCGGCCGTCCAGCTGACCTTCTGCGGTCAGAAAACGGCTGACGTAGCCGAACTCGTACTGGCGAAGATCGAAAAAGAGGGCATCGCCAAAGAGGATGTCCGCATCGCGTTCTGCATCGACCCGCTGGTCAAGGGCCTCTCGACCAAAGGCGACTTCTGCTCGCCCAACGGCGAGAAGTGCTTCGCCCGCATCGCAGAGCTGATCCGCAAGACCAAAGAGTACAAGCACATCCGCGTGGTGACCGTATCGGGTCAGATCTTCGGCAACTCCGGTTCGACCATCGTCGAGGAGCTGGCCTTCGTCCTTTCGGCAGGCCATGACTACCTCGTACGCCTGATGGACGCAGGACTGACGATCGAGGAAGCCGCACGCAAGCTGCGCTTCTCGTTCTCGGTAAGCTCCAACTACTTCATGGAGATCGCAAAATTCCGTGCGGCGCGCATGCTGTGGGCCAACATCGTCAAGGGCTACAATCCCGAAAAGAACTGCGCCTGCAAGATGCAGATCCACGCCGAGACGTCGAAGTGGAACCAGACCGTATACGACCCCTATGTAAACATGCTGCGCGGCACGACCGAAGCCATGTCGGCCGCAATCGGCGGCGTATATTCGCTGGAGGTTACGCCCTTCGACGCATCGTTCGAAAACCCGACCGAGTTCTCGAAGCGCATCGCCCGCAACGTCGAACTGCTGCTCAAGCACGAGTCGCACTTCGATCAGGTGGTAGACCCGGCCGGCGGTTCGTACTACATCGAGAACCTCACGCAGTCGATCGCCGCCGAGGCGTGGAAGCTCTTCCTCGAAATCGAGGAGAAGGGCGGCTACACCGAAGCCTACAAGGCAGGCTTCATCGCCGAGCGCATCAAAGCGTCGGCTGCAGCCAAGGACAAGAACATCGCAACGCGCCGCCAGATACTGCTCGGCGCCAACCAGTATCCCAACTTTACGGAGGTCGCCGGCAAGGAGATCACCGCCGAGTCCGTTACGCGCAAGCAGGCCGAGGGCAACGTGCTCGTTCCCTACCGCGGCGCCATGGCGTTCGAGGAGATGCGCCTGCATGTCGATCGCAGCGGCAAGGAGCCGAAGGCATTCATGCTGACGTGCGGCAATCTGGGCATGGCCCGCGCCCGCTCGCAGTTCTCGTGCAACTTCTTCGCATGCGCCGGCATCAAGGTGATCGACAACACCTACTTCAAGTCGATCGAGGAGGGCGTGAAAGCCGCGCTGGAGTCGAAAGCCCAGATCGTCGTGGTCTGCGCCAGCGACGACGACTATGCCGAGGCCGCTCCCAAAATCAAGGAGCTGCTCTGCGGCAAGGCGATCCTCGTGGTTGCCGGAGCGCCCGCCTGCGCACCCGAACTCGAAGCGCAGGGCATCACCAACTTCATCAACGTGAAGTCGAACGTCTTGGAAACACTTAAATTCTACCTTAAAGAGATGGGAATCTAA
- a CDS encoding glutamine synthetase III translates to MVDAAINHTAVEVNAPEGRPSDYFGKKVFGRAAMRKYLNKATYEALVDTMENGTRLTREVADSIAAGMRQWALEHGADHYTHWFQPLTGGTAEKHDAFADPDGCGSVLEEFSGKLLVQQEPDASSFPNGGIRNTFEARGYSAWDPTSPAFIVDTTLCIPTVFIAYTGEALDYKVPLLRSITAVNKAATEVCRYFDKNVQRVVSYLGWEQEYFLVDESLWAVRPDLMLTGRTLMGHESAKNQQLEDHYFGAIPTRVMAFMKDLEYECLKLGIPVKTRHNEVAPNQFELAPVYEEANLANDHNQLLMTVMDKIARRHRFRVLLHEKPFKGINGSGKHNNWSLGTDTGVNLFGPGKTASENLQFITFLVNAISAVYKFNGLLKASIMSATNAHRLGANEAPPAIISTFLGTQVSAVLDKLAASKGDDAIRFDAKNVFKMSGISHIPTLLLDNTDRNRTSPFAFTGNRFEFRAVGSSDNCAEAMIVLNTAMAYELTEFRKKVDAKIEAGMKKEKAIYEVLKQMIKACKAVRFDGNGYSDEWKAEAKKRGLDCETSTPLIFERYLDKATLEMFGSMGVFTDVELEARTEVKWETYTKKIQIEGRVLGDLAMNHIVPIASKYEALLLDKVYKMSQIPGLNASADIALIKKIQYHTAEIQRLTGEMIDARKKANKIEQMREKAIAYHDTVSVFFDEIRRHIDKLEEIVDDQMWPLPKYRELLFLR, encoded by the coding sequence ATGGTCGATGCGGCTATAAACCACACCGCCGTCGAGGTTAATGCCCCCGAAGGACGTCCGTCGGACTATTTCGGCAAGAAGGTGTTCGGGCGCGCCGCCATGCGCAAGTACCTGAACAAGGCGACTTACGAAGCGTTGGTCGATACGATGGAAAACGGCACGCGCCTGACGCGCGAGGTCGCCGACAGCATCGCGGCGGGCATGCGGCAGTGGGCGCTGGAGCACGGCGCGGACCACTACACGCACTGGTTCCAGCCCTTGACGGGCGGTACGGCCGAGAAGCACGACGCCTTCGCCGATCCCGACGGCTGCGGTTCGGTGCTGGAGGAGTTTTCCGGCAAGCTGCTCGTACAGCAGGAGCCGGACGCGTCGTCGTTCCCCAACGGCGGCATCCGCAATACGTTCGAGGCCCGCGGCTATTCGGCGTGGGACCCGACGTCGCCGGCGTTCATCGTCGATACGACGCTCTGCATTCCGACCGTCTTCATCGCCTATACGGGCGAGGCGCTCGATTACAAGGTGCCTCTGCTGCGTTCGATCACGGCCGTGAACAAGGCTGCGACGGAGGTGTGCCGCTACTTCGATAAGAACGTGCAGCGGGTCGTGTCGTATCTGGGCTGGGAGCAGGAGTATTTCCTTGTGGACGAAAGCCTGTGGGCCGTGCGTCCCGACCTGATGCTCACGGGCCGTACGCTCATGGGCCACGAGTCGGCCAAGAACCAGCAGCTGGAGGACCACTATTTCGGTGCGATCCCGACCCGCGTGATGGCATTCATGAAAGACCTCGAATACGAATGCCTGAAACTGGGTATTCCGGTCAAAACCCGTCATAACGAGGTGGCGCCCAATCAGTTCGAGCTGGCTCCGGTCTACGAGGAGGCTAACCTCGCCAACGACCATAACCAGTTGCTGATGACCGTGATGGACAAGATCGCCCGCCGTCACCGGTTCCGCGTCCTGCTGCACGAAAAACCCTTCAAGGGTATCAACGGTTCGGGCAAGCACAACAACTGGTCGCTGGGCACCGACACGGGCGTGAACCTGTTCGGACCGGGCAAGACCGCTTCGGAGAACCTGCAGTTCATCACCTTCCTCGTGAATGCCATCTCCGCGGTCTACAAGTTCAACGGCCTGCTGAAGGCGTCGATCATGAGCGCCACGAACGCCCACCGTCTGGGCGCCAACGAAGCGCCTCCGGCCATCATCTCGACCTTCCTCGGCACGCAGGTTTCGGCCGTACTCGACAAACTGGCCGCCAGCAAGGGCGACGACGCGATCCGTTTCGACGCCAAGAACGTCTTCAAGATGAGCGGCATCTCGCACATCCCGACGCTGCTGCTCGACAACACCGACCGCAACCGCACTTCGCCGTTCGCCTTTACGGGCAACCGCTTCGAGTTCCGCGCCGTGGGTTCGTCGGACAACTGCGCCGAAGCGATGATCGTGCTCAACACGGCGATGGCCTACGAGCTGACGGAGTTCCGCAAAAAGGTGGACGCCAAGATCGAAGCCGGCATGAAGAAGGAGAAGGCCATTTACGAGGTGCTGAAACAGATGATCAAGGCCTGCAAGGCGGTGCGTTTCGACGGCAACGGCTATTCCGACGAGTGGAAGGCCGAGGCGAAGAAGCGCGGTCTGGACTGCGAGACCTCGACGCCGCTGATTTTCGAGCGTTACCTCGACAAGGCGACCCTCGAAATGTTCGGTTCGATGGGCGTTTTCACCGATGTCGAGCTGGAGGCCCGCACCGAGGTGAAGTGGGAGACCTACACCAAGAAGATTCAGATCGAAGGCCGCGTGCTGGGCGATCTGGCGATGAACCATATCGTGCCTATCGCGTCGAAATACGAAGCCCTGCTGCTGGACAAGGTCTACAAGATGTCGCAGATTCCGGGACTGAACGCTTCGGCCGACATTGCGCTGATCAAGAAGATTCAGTATCATACGGCGGAGATTCAGCGTCTTACGGGCGAAATGATCGACGCGCGCAAGAAGGCCAACAAGATCGAGCAGATGCGCGAAAAGGCGATCGCCTACCACGATACGGTGTCGGTTTTCTTCGACGAGATCCGCCGCCATATCGACAAGCTGGAGGAGATCGTGGACGACCAGATGTGGCCGCTGCCCAAGTACCGCGAGCTGCTTTTCCTGCGCTGA